One segment of Neobacillus endophyticus DNA contains the following:
- a CDS encoding DUF2651 family protein, whose product MNPFELVLFIFPIVVIVTSVLGFLLLRKWFIMPFITAMFFTILTFTVFNETFFHWVVIYTLLSIAICFPMKFIKMRKH is encoded by the coding sequence ATGAACCCTTTTGAATTAGTACTATTTATTTTTCCTATTGTGGTTATTGTAACTTCAGTTCTTGGGTTTTTATTGTTAAGAAAATGGTTTATTATGCCTTTTATAACAGCAATGTTTTTCACTATCTTAACGTTTACTGTCTTCAACGAAACTTTCTTTCATTGGGTTGTTATATACACACTTCTTTCCATCGCCATCTGTTTTCCAATGAAATTTATCA
- a CDS encoding threonine aldolase family protein yields the protein MSGQNTLQNAFKHAKYQVGGHGARNMKVLQDAFQGLDGNLESDMYGKGEVIEEFQNKMAAILGKESAVFFPSGTMAQQIALRIWCDQKGIKKAAYHPLSHLEIHEEDGLKELHQIETVLLADENRVIQLEDVTSMNEDVACLLLELPQREIGGQLPSYKTLEDISAYCKEKGIKLHLDGARLFEILPYYKKSAADICHLFDSVYVSFYKGIGAIAGAILAGDQAFTEKSKIWKRRHGGDLISLYPYFLSANYYFDQRIDKMKQYFEGAMELSELYNQCFGVSTIPQVPVSNMFHVHFDASKEDMEHILTEICQEKNLGLSSYVREVSETSSYFEISIGDLYLNLPKEKLMDGIKVLDDKMKKRKGK from the coding sequence ATGAGCGGCCAAAATACATTGCAGAATGCATTTAAACATGCAAAATATCAAGTGGGCGGCCATGGAGCCAGAAACATGAAAGTTTTGCAGGATGCATTCCAAGGATTGGATGGAAATTTGGAAAGTGATATGTATGGTAAAGGGGAAGTAATTGAAGAATTTCAGAATAAAATGGCCGCAATCCTTGGGAAAGAATCCGCTGTATTTTTTCCTAGCGGGACAATGGCCCAGCAAATAGCCCTTCGCATTTGGTGCGATCAAAAAGGAATAAAGAAGGCAGCTTATCATCCATTAAGCCATTTAGAAATTCATGAGGAAGATGGATTAAAAGAACTTCATCAAATTGAAACCGTCTTATTAGCGGATGAGAATAGAGTCATACAACTAGAAGATGTAACAAGCATGAATGAGGATGTGGCCTGTTTGCTGCTCGAATTACCGCAGCGTGAAATAGGGGGTCAGCTTCCATCCTATAAAACGTTAGAGGATATCTCTGCGTATTGCAAGGAAAAAGGAATCAAATTGCACCTGGATGGGGCAAGACTTTTTGAAATTCTCCCATATTATAAAAAATCCGCAGCGGATATTTGCCATTTGTTTGATAGTGTATATGTTTCTTTCTACAAAGGTATTGGCGCTATTGCCGGAGCGATTTTGGCTGGCGATCAAGCCTTTACGGAAAAGTCGAAAATATGGAAAAGGCGCCATGGCGGTGATTTAATCAGCCTTTATCCATATTTCCTCAGTGCAAACTATTATTTTGATCAGCGGATCGATAAAATGAAACAGTATTTTGAAGGAGCAATGGAACTGTCTGAGTTATATAATCAATGCTTCGGCGTGTCAACGATTCCACAAGTGCCTGTATCCAATATGTTTCATGTTCATTTCGATGCGTCAAAAGAAGATATGGAACACATTCTAACTGAAATCTGCCAGGAAAAAAATCTCGGCCTTTCTAGTTATGTTAGGGAAGTAAGTGAGACATCAAGTTATTTTGAAATTAGTATTGGGGATTTGTATTTGAATCTCCCTAAAGAGAAATTAATGGATGGAATAAAGGTATTGGATGATAAAATGAAAAAAAGAAAAGGAAAATAA